A region of the Phaseolus vulgaris cultivar G19833 chromosome 11, P. vulgaris v2.0, whole genome shotgun sequence genome:
TTCATGTCTCACGATTCACAGCTACCATTCATAATAACGACAAACAAAACTTCCCACCATTATAACTTCACTTCAATCTTTTCTTTTATTACAATCTTGTATGCTTCTTAACTCACTTTTTCTGAATTCTCTACCTTAATCACAATTAAAATAATACCAATTTGTTTTTATCCTTACTAGCAGAAACACAGTCACTATGTGTATCTGCATTTTCTTATTCTATTCAACTTCTgcgataataaaaatttaacatacatatatacatacaaaaataattttggattatttgaaattaaaaaacaaaaaataacatgtaaaagaaaaatgataatttgattaatcaacttttttttctctcttatggtttgagtttctcttcttcaagctttttcttttcttccatttGTGATTGTGGTGGTTTTGGGATCAAAGAGTATGATGATGTTTACGTAAAGGTTTGGTGTGGGAATGAGGAAGTGAGGGTGAGACTATGCTCTCTTTATTTCCATTGTTACCTTAAGAAGTAAAGGAAGAGGGGGGAATTAGTTTACATCAcataacattaattaaaaaattaaaaagagtaAGAAGTTAGTTTTCATTAcataacattaattttaaaaaattaaaaaataattttattttttaaataatttatgaaatgacaaaatagTCTATTGTACTAAtaagataatatatatttaataatggtagaatcgaaaaaaaaaaattatatagacatagttataataaaaaatcttcTTTATATGTATAGATATAGATATTAAATTTTCTCAATTATGGCAACAAGTTCCTGAGTAAAACTCTCACATAAACCATATTTGAGGTGAAACAATATCCCGTGTTTTGTTGTATTGATCCCAATGATTATAATGACAGAtcgttaattagatactaaagAAGCAAGATTCCTCACATTTTTGTGCTCTCTCCCAAATGATAATAGGTATAAAAGATGCTATTTGTAGGTAGATTCGTTGACTTTTACATGGTAAATGGTggccatattttttttatgcccCGAGGATAAAAGAATCTCCCCCTTAAATTCATAGGTCAACACTTCACTAGATGGTGAAACATCGtatgaggaaaaaaaaattagactaTCTAAATAAAACATTAGATACATTATATGAGTAAAAAGATATTTAAACGATCAATCtttctaaaagaaaaataagcttaaaaaattaaatatcttcaaatatttaatgtcTAGGATAAGTGAAACTCTATCATTATGTCACATTAGTCTCCACCACATCATCTCAACCTTTACAATTGAAACTTATAATAATCAAGATCTAGTTAATGGGGAAGTACAAGTCGAATATGATAACCTCTTTGTGGATTTTTGGAAGTTAAAGAATTTACCTTTGACGTAAGTTACAACATGGAGGGGTTTAGGTAGAGAGATCTGAAGGGGGTTTGGGGTAGGAGGAGTGGGGAAGGAATTTTAAGGACCGCTTTGAGTGGGGAGTTGGAAACGAGAAGAAAGTCAAATTTTGGGAAGATATCTAGGTGGGTAATGAAGACTTGAAGAGCAAAATTTCGAGACTGTTTTCCTTGTGCAATTATAAAGACGCTAAATTAGATTCTTTTGGGGAGTGGTTTAATGGTAGTTGGGAGTGGAAGTTAGTTTGGAGAAGGCGCCTGTTTGAATGAGAGAATAATCTGGAATTTCAGCTTCTACAAGTGATGCAAGGAATGAATCTAGTCTTGGATAATGACGATAGATGAGTTTGGAAGGACGACAAGCTTAGTGGGTACTCGGTAAATCCAACTTATAGTATTTTAAGGGGTGTTATTGAGGGGAAAAGTTCGTCTATGTCCGAATTCTTGTGAAAGATTAAAGCTTTGTCCTCGACTCAAATCACAGCTTGGAGGTGTTGGTTAATTTGATTGCTTCTAAGGCCAACTTGGAAAGACGAGGGGGTGCAATCGATAAcaacctatatatttttttgtgggGTGGAAGTATTTGTTTTGTGATTGTAGAATTGCTTAACTAGTTTGGAACCAATGTTATGCTTGGTTAGGGATGGCGTTGGTAAATCATCACAATTATAATTCacatttcttgcattttaaactatttaatgtacttGTATATGTCGTCAACGTTGTTTGAGAAAATGTTTGGATTGCAATTGTTGGTGAGATATGGAGACATAAGaataaacacatttttaaagGTGGAGTGATTGATCATTCTAACATTTTCACTTTGGTTCAAGTAAAGGTATGGTCTTGGGTTACTTCTAAAATTGTCTCTgtatgtttttcttattttgattaGTGCCTTAATCCTCTCGCTTGTATGTATTTATCAATAGACATTGAATCTTTAGGCCTTTTGTTTTAGAAGGTTGGGGTTGAGGTGTTAGTTTGTTTCTGAGGTGTCTTTAGTTTGTTAATAGTTGGCTTGTTTTTCGTTGGCAAGCTTTTTGGGGGACGTgttgttcattttttttactgttttgtataagggtttgaCCACTCCTTAAgtgattcatatttttttttcttactggtaaaaaaaatcagtatggAGGATGTTGACTAATACAATAGCTATTAAGGACAATCTCCTGAGACATGACATTGTTATGGTATGCAACCTTTGTTTCTTGTGCGGTGAGGAAGAGGAGACGATAAATCATCTCTTCTTCGAGTGCAAGGTATCTTGGAGAATTTGGGGTCTATATTTTGTGGTTGTGGTTCTCTTCGGTCTATTATAGGGGGGGGGGGATTTGGGTAGCAATTATAGGTGAAATTTGGAATCATAAGAATAAGTATATCTTTAAGAATGAGATAGTAGATCATTTAAAGGTTTTTACTGTGGTACAAAGAAAAACTTGGTCTTGGATTACGATTAAGGAAAGATTGACAGACTTTTCTTACTTAGACTGATGCCTGGAACTCATGTTTTGTACGAAGTATTTGAAAAATTATGTCGGTGGACCTTATATCTAACTTCTTGTCCAGGATTAGAAGATTTGTTGTGTTTCTCTATGCAGGTTTGTGGTTGTGTAGACTTCTGTTGTTTGTAAAGAGTATTTTGTCTTCCGGTTGGCTTAATTTGTTTCTAGAaaagatttttattttgaagaaGGAGAAGGTTGCAAGGTGGTCTTTGGATGGGGTTGTTTTCTTTTGTGCAGTTACTTTGTCTTGCCAACTTGGATGGAGGTTATTTGTGGGTTTTCAGATATTATTTatgggtgttttttttttacatgtgcTGGAAGATTGTTAGGGTCCTTCTGAGGGATGATGCATATTTGTTTTTATgagttcttttctatctcttttaTGTCAATTCCTATGAGGTTCGGTTTGTTGACTTACCGTGCTTGACCTCTGTTGGTTACATGTCAAACAGTTTGGCCTTAACATTTTTTTGTATAGGAGTGAGATGCCCCTAAAGtgtctaattatattttatatattccttaatgataaaagaaaatcaatatctagttaaatttcaaaataaactgTTCAAATAGAAccatgtaattaatttaataatttatttataaattaaactagTTAGTAATGTTATATCATCAATTCAAATGGTaccttttttataaaatattatctaactgaattaatataaaaattaattattttttaaaaaattggttattatttaatgattcttAATTTCTATACTATATAATTACCGAAAGCCTTTAAAATTTTAcaccatatttttttatataatcgtACACATCCGAGTTCAACAATAATAGTATAATGACAATTGTAGTGTATATTACGGTTTGAATACCTAGATGTTAAATTATGTTTGTTACAAAAGAATTTATAATTAGAGAGAGTTGTTGCGTTACGTTAATGATCTTTTAGTGATAACTAAGTTAAGTTCAAGATAAAAGTGAAAAAACCcatcaaatatatttatatatttcaatcGTCATTACTTAAACTTAATTTGTATGAATATTTCTCTAAGATAcgtaatttcttaatttttatatctttttaaaattagtctCTCAAATTATTACAATAATGTTTTCCTTCTCTCTTAATAAAattccaaatccatatttttttactCAAATAATTTGGAGTATAAGATTTATCTCTAATACAAAACGATTAAAAGGATAAAAGTTTATGTGACTTAAAGTTTTGAAGAGAGTAAAAATTATGATTCAAAACACAAATTGAAGTCTGATTTTTTTATGTAGTAGATTTTAGGAAACATTTAGTTGGTTTACAAGTTCAACTTAGGATTTTTTAGGAAAATAAttgtttgaaatattttattaaaaaattaccaATATGatcattatatataattaatatttaatggtACTTTTAAACATATGATTAGAGATTTGACGCTAAGTCTATCTATATGAAAACACATATGCATAGTGAAGACAAAATACTTTGACCACACCTTTTTCAAATTAGTTATGGTAattataaacttaaataaattaaattcattagtTACCCTGGAAGATTAAAATAACACGTTAATCATActagaagaaataaaaatagaagaataaTTGAGTCtataatatatacaaaaattGGGCCTATTTTCTGAAGGGTGGCCCATATATCAAGGAAGAgcataaataagtaaaaattgGTAGCGTTGGGGAAAAACTGTTGGGCTTAAAGCTTATTCTGTTAGAGGATTCGTGTTCTTTTGCTTTCTGCACCAATCAATTTCtgaaatttcagaatttttcttCGTTCTGTTGGAAatccaaaattgaaaaatatattatggaaaGGAAATTGTATTATACTTTTTGTATACTGGAatttcaattttagaaaaaaaattaaaaaaaatcaaaatcccattccaaaaagataaattttgaatataaataatacatttcTGAAAAAAGATTATAGAAACATATTCTAAACAAAGAATTTTGATaaacaaaatccaaaaatataaattccaaaaaagtttttttaaaaagctTAATCAAAAgtgttatgaaaatattttaaactttggTTTTCAAATACAGGCTTACAAGCTATGGATTTTTTTTACCATGATGAGgttatttttttggtttttagtATGATATCGAAGAGTCATGTCAAATTGAAATGATTTGTGTACATGAAGTCGTGTCAAacctaaatttatatatttttttaaacagaccccattttagtaaaacaaaaaaaaataactcatgataaaaaaaacccaAATCCATACGTATacgtataatataaaaaaggataaaaaatcattaagaaGTAGTTATATATACAACATAACATTAAAGGTTTAAGATATTTATATCCACACACATATAGTATATAGAATATTGAATAGCAATACATATACGAAATTGGTTCTGGAGTAACCTAATTTAATTGACTAGGGTAAAGCTAAAAGGGCTTGTGATTGCTTCTCATAACGAAAACCATTTCCCATGGAGTCATCAGCAGACCAGACAAAGATGCCATGAAGGTTCTGCTGAGTCTTCAGAGTGTGACATGCTGTGAAGAAGCCATCGTTTGGAGCCAAGCCACCACTGCCATCACTGATGAAACTCACCAGCACCTTTCCACCCTTGTAATTGGAACTCTGGGTGTTGAAGTAGTCGATGAACTGTGCCACACTGGTGCCCTTGTCATACGCATAGAACTGAAAGTTAACGTAGTCTATGAAGCTACCGTAACTCTTCCAGAGGGCCAAGTAGTGGCTCTGAACTTGGGGATCGTCAAAAGGAGCAATGGAGGCGAATTGTATGACCCCGTTGGATTTGAGCGTCTTGATTAGCCTCCCCACGCACTCCGAGAAGGTTTGAGGGTCCGTTTTGAAGTGCTCGTAGTCGATGTCGATTCCGTCTAGGTTGTACTCTTTGATTATGGCTGTGAGTGAAGAAACGGCGTTGGAAACCCAGGAATCGATGGAAGAGGGGTTGAAGTAAGCGTAGCCGCCTCCAACGCTGTCGCCTCCCAGACTGAGGGCTACTTTGACGTTTGAGTTTTTGGCCTTGATGGCGGAGACTTGGGTGGGGCTAAGGTTGTCGGTGTCCCAAAAGATGTTGAATTTTCCATTGGTGGGAGAGGAGGAGGAGGTGTCGTAGTCGATGGCGAAGGAGAGAATGAAGTGGAATTGGACAGTGGGGTTAATGGGGAGATCGGAGAATTTAACGTTGTTGAACTCGGCTCCTATGTATTCTCGGAATAGGTTTGAAGTTGGGGTGGAGATGGTTCCTGCATGGGTTGATGTGAGTAaaatgaagaggaagaagaaaggtttGAGAGTGAATGTGGTGATGGGAAATTTCATTTTCGTAATCAAAGATTGAGTTCAAGGGTTGTTCTTGGTGATTGCTTCATTTGATAGaagcttatatatatatatagtagttGATATAATATAGAAGAtggaaaaagttaaaataattgGATGCATGGCGTGCCCATGAGGCTGTTCTTCATTTGGAAGAAAAAgtttaattcaattattttaattatctttgtTTTGGTTGAAGCTTGTTTTGTTGCTTACAACTACTGTACACAAggtaacaaatatattttaatactatTTAGTAAACTTAAtcattcaataaaattattaaataataataaattttaaaaataataataattagttattaaattaaagactaaaaagttattcatatttaaagtgatttctattattattaaaaatttataaaaaaatttaaatttgtatttaaattaggTATCTAAGTTTTAaccattaatattttagattttaaatgatctttaaaagactaataaagactaatttataatataaagtagtaagtattgattagataccaaattaaaaattattttataaaatttttattaataatataaactactttaggtaccaataatttaatttataaaaaatatttctaatttaatcaaaatagtaattaattatttaaatttttaaaattaatttgtattaataatttttttatagtgatttTCTTTTCTCATAAGAATATAATATTCACGTCTTCTCATGAAAAATGAATCACTTAAAACCTGACAGAATGATTACTTgaaatatatacacacacagaatattttataattttctactaaacataaaagtatttattttcatcttcacattcttcaaaatgaaaaaaaaaatatgcgaCTCTCAATTTTCATATCATTTGCAGAAATTTACTTATATTTACTTTGGTATATAGTGGGTAATCTccaaatttataaattcaaatcaaattatattttatgtttttactataaaaaaatcacattaacATAGCAATTTATTAggaaaattctaaaaatatgtAATAGTTATCTTTATAATacgataatttttttatatacaaaattttatgttAAGTATTACTATGTAACTTGACATCTTAGATAGACTGACACCACAAATAACAACAAATAATACGATAATTTTATAACTATAATGTttagtattaaaaatatatagtatttttttattggtaaGTATAATCTAGGTCGGATTAAAGGATTGTCATATGGAGCTTATGCTactcttattttaaaaaaattctctaTAAGGTTAAGTAGTATGAACTTTATTTACTTTACTACAACTTCACCAAGTATGGAGGAGAAAGTGGTGAAGATGGAAAATGGACTTTCAATTATCAAAAATCAAATGCAAACATTGCTTGTCTATATTGTTTCTAGACAAGACGTCTTATAATATTTCATAGCAATAACATTTGGTTGCTACATACATGTCTCTGTTAATGAGGTATAACTTAatagtttatataaaaaattacttaaatattcttcattattttaataaacattaaaattgaataatttgttattctttatttatttcaaataccAAATGTCGAAAGTGATGCTTCATCACAAAATGAAATAAGAGGAAACAAGACTGGTTAAGATGTCTTACCATAATAATAaaactgtatttttttttcaaatgttaaCCTGATGTAAATTGAATATGTTatgtgattattattttttttgtattttgttcGAGTAACATTGAATTGAATGAATGTGttgattaatataattttgtgtattgttatattattttattaataattataaaaaaaagttttattaaaTTACGATATTATAAACTAGTGGATAAATtatcaataatttaatatttaaattacaataatCAGAACTAACATATGAcattttagaatttatttagTAATGACTATTAGAAATGTCATATTAGAATTTAACATAGAGTGATGTTTATAAGTGTCaagatatataaaaataatcatgTCGCAAACacgattttttttagtattttaaaaaaacaaatttatgaaaaacaaaagcAACTGATAATTCAAAGTTTACAATTTTAAAGGATGCATTAAGTCATGGTTGTAAAATCAGTTTTTATACAGTAATATATAAGATTGAGTAAGTTTACAATCAACCATGATGAAAAATATCTGTACATATTTTTCGATATACAGTAGctcatatatattaattttttacattttttatctAGAAATTCcacttaaaatatataaaaaaaacaaaataatctgAATTTGAGTGAATTAAgtaagaaattaaaagaaaaatagaagatTAAGAAGGAATTAGTTAAGAGAAGTAGGTAGGTGGTTGACAAAGAAAGAAATATGTAGCAAAAGAAAAGATGTAGGATAAAATCAAGAGAAGGGCCAAAGTTACAAAAATGGAAgatttgttgtttttggtttgtTTGGGAGTACACGGCAATCCTTAACCTAAATTATCTTGGAAGGCAAAGTGTCTCAATCCTCAATTCATCCCAATTTCAACATCAAATCTTTTTTCTAGGCAATGAAGTTACTTCAGAATGTAACAAAATAAAAGTATTGCAATCCCAATGTCAAGCAAATCAAGAAAATTGGGCCCACCTTTGTGCCCTAAAAGTTGTGACACAGCCCAATTGCTCTCCTTTCCCAGCCCAGCACTCTCCATACCTAGTTATCTTCATAGATAAGTTTTGTAGACCCAAAACAAAGTTAAGAATGATGCTACTCATGAGCTGAAAAGTGAAAGAATGATGCTAACCAATTTGGTTTCTTCTATATGTTGAATGTTGATATATTGAcaattttatgttaaattaattaaaattaaataatttgattttttcatattacacataataaaaattatacttgACACTACATTATCATAAtataaatcaaatcaaaattatattagaGAAATCACACTTATAAACTAATTCATTTTAGTGTTTTAAAGTAACATTTTACCTGTATTTATCacaatcaatcagttgtttagtAATAACATATTATAATTTGGTTACACTGGACGTATGTAGCACATATGCGGACACTGACAGAATATGCGATATACTAAAATGTAAGATACGgggacacggatctatatattatatagttttgaattatataaattgaaaaataaaaattgatgtGTAAAAGTATGTTTCATATTCTTTTGGGAGtaggaagatatttttcatgactggttcaaaataatttattccttatttttataatcataataaaaatttatacaataaatttgagtttttaaaaaattattgtatttataccttttaaaattgtgttagaaccgcactaaaattttcaaaaatccaaaaaatattttttgaattgaacacttcatcGATTAATGTCCTAGTAGTATCGACATTGATAACCCAAATATAAAGAGAAGTGTGTCGATCCAGATGTAACATTGGACTCTTGGACTCCTAATAGATAGAGAGAGCAGGTGAGTCTTACTGTcgtagtttttttttcaaaaagcaTGTTTTGATTATTGtgtgtttgtttttgttttgtttgtaacGGTCGCATGATGCGATAAACGTCCCAGGTTTAACGCCGTTATACTCGGCCATTACTTTTGGATTGCGGCCACAGTTTTGAAACGTCCCTCCACTCATAAGCAGATAACGGTAACGCCTCCTTCAGTTTCCATTTTTTCTGTGTTTCCATTTTCACTTTCTCCCTTTGTCTTACCTTTTCTTCCAGCTTCCATAACAGAGACACCACTCCCTCTTTCTCTATCTCTCTCTTTCGCCCGCtcacattttatattattattcatcTCTCTCAAGGATAAAGTTTCTGACACTGCAAAATTCCATTTGAATAAAACAACCTAACTAACTGCACATTCTAAGATAACGATTATTCTTCTTCCGAATTTCAATTTCACACTCCTTCGAACCACACGTTTTGCTACCATTGCTTCCGGTTTCAATTCTTCAACCAGGTTTCAGCTTCGAATTTGTTAGGAGCAATGGAGGCTCAGCAGAGAAGAGGAGGATTGGTGCCGTTATCGCCGTCGCAGACGGTGCGCTCAGGCGACAAGCAGGTGCGAGATCTGCGATCTGCGGATTCTAATTCCACTGGTCACAGCAAGTTCGATAAGGACAAAGGCGTCAATGTGCAAGTGCTCGTTCGTTGCAGGTCACTGAGTCGAACTCCGACTTTCACTTCATTGAGTTCGGTTTGTTTGTGACTCCGTAAAAGTCGCTGATGGAGTTTATTTTGCTCTTGCTTTTGTTTAGGCCGTTGAGTGAAGATGAAGCGAGGTTGAACACGCCGATCGTGATTTCGTGTAACGAAGGTAGAAGAGAGGTTTCGGCTGTGCAGAATATAGCCAACAAACAGATCGATAGAACCTTCGCATTTGACAAGGTTTTTTCGCGTTTTTGGTTTTTTATGTGATGGCTTTTTTGGTAATGTGAAATTCGAAGAGTTATTGTTTTCTATTATTTGAAGTGTGGATTTTATGACTTCTTCATTCTGGtgaatatatttatattcttgAACTGAATATGGAATGATCGAGTACCTCATAAGTCACTTGTCTCGTTCTCTATCCATCAGAAATAACAATCACGACAACAAACtgttacactttttttttatcttcttttttgcGGATTATTCACTTTGCAATCGTGCATTAATCGGGATTGTGTTTCTTATGGAATAGGTTTTTGGTCCGAACTCCAAGCAGAAAGAACTGTATGAGCAGGCCGTGTCTCCTATTGTGAATGAAGTGCTTGAAGGCTATAACTGCACCATTTTTGCGTATGGTCAAACAGGGACAGGGAAGACGTACACAATGGAAGGAGGTGCAAGAAAAAAGGTAATTTTTTAGCTTGCATAGCTTTCTATAGTATTTCTTGTTGCTTTGagataaatctgttcatttctCTGTTTTTTGGTTATGTAGAATGGAGAGTTTCCGAGTGATGCTGGTGTCATCCCAAGAGCTGTGAAGCAGATTTTTGATATATTAGAAGCTCAGAATGCCGAGTATAGCATGAAAGTAACGTTTCTAGAGCTTTACAACGAGGAGATAACTGACCTTTTGGCCCCCGAGGAGACTTTAAAATTTGTGGATGACAAATCTAAGAAACCTATAGCTCTCATGGAAGATGGAAAGGGGGGTGTTTTTGTTAGAGGTTTAGAGGAAGAAGTTGTTTGCACTGCAAATGAAATTTATAAGATATTGGAAAAGGGCTCTGCGAAAAGGCGAACAGCTGAGACTCTTCTTAACAAGCAAAGCAGTCGCTCCCACTCCATATTTTCTATCACTATTCACATTAAGGAGTGTACTCCAGAGGGTGAAGAAATGATTAAATGTGGGAAGCTAAACCTTGTGGACCTTGCGGGCTCTGAGAATATTTCACGTTCGGGTGCAAGAGAGGTATCAAATGATTATGGAATTTATTTTGGGCAGCATccattcaaaatatataatttggaaCAGTGGGACAGCTTTACTGTTTTGTGAGAATAttgatattgaaaaaaaaaaaataccccTTGTCTATTTAGTCATCTTTAATTCTGGCATTATCTTTAGCTCACTTTTATTTATTCTTGATCATTTGTTTGAAAAGAGTAAAATGTTATTGCCTTTTTGAGCTTCACTTGTGAGACAATGCTCGCAGGGAAGAGCGAGGGAAGCTGGGGAGATAAATAAAAGCTTGCTTACTCTAGGTCGAGTGATTAACGCTTTGGTGGAGCATTCAGGTCATGTTCCTTATAGGTAAGAGTGACTATCGTTCTGGTTATTTATCGTTTGCGTCTTTTGATTCTATTTTCAAACCCAGAGAAAAATGCTTTTGTATTATCAAGTTGTCCCGTTATATCAGGGATAGCAAATTAACAAGACTGTTAAGGGATTCCTTGGGCGGTAAAACCAAGACGTGCATCGTTGCTACAATATCACCTTCTATTCACTGTCTGGACGAAACTCTTAGTACCTTGGATTATGCACACCGTGCcaaaaatatcaaaaacaaACCAGAGGTGATTTTCATTGTTCCTACTTTTTTTGTCAACCTTACCAtgcttttttttcttatcacaGATCCGCAGTGCAATATATCTAATAGTTTGGAGTTCAATACTTTGTTAGATCAATCAGAAGATGGTGAAATCTGCACTCATTAAGGATCTGTATTCTGAAATTGATAGGCTGAAGCAAGGTTGTCCAgtgtttaaataataaatagtttgttagtCACTTAGCATTCTCCCTCCTTCAGTTTTCTCAAAACAGAGAAATTTGCACCATgttaataaactattttttatttcatcgTTCTGTGCTGAaatgttgatttttttatttatttctgtggTTTGTAGAGGTGTATGCTGCAAGAGAGAAGAATGGAATTTATATACCGCGTGATCGTTATCTTCATGAAGAAGCGGAGAAGAAGGTTTCTCTAACCGTGTCTTAATAAGAATTGGGAATAAAGTTTTGCTTTTGAGACATTTGCTATTGCTAAAACTGTATATTCTATAGGCCATGGTTGAAAAGATAGAACGCATGGAACAAGAAGCAGAGTCCAAGGATAAGGTATTTTCCGTCGTAAATTAT
Encoded here:
- the LOC137823069 gene encoding chitinase 2-like; the encoded protein is MKFPITTFTLKPFFFLFILLTSTHAGTISTPTSNLFREYIGAEFNNVKFSDLPINPTVQFHFILSFAIDYDTSSSSPTNGKFNIFWDTDNLSPTQVSAIKAKNSNVKVALSLGGDSVGGGYAYFNPSSIDSWVSNAVSSLTAIIKEYNLDGIDIDYEHFKTDPQTFSECVGRLIKTLKSNGVIQFASIAPFDDPQVQSHYLALWKSYGSFIDYVNFQFYAYDKGTSVAQFIDYFNTQSSNYKGGKVLVSFISDGSGGLAPNDGFFTACHTLKTQQNLHGIFVWSADDSMGNGFRYEKQSQALLALP